The window CATTTCatcaacctcgtcgtcaGTCAGCTTCTCACCAATCGAGGTCATGACGTGAcgcagctcggcggcagAGATAAAGCCATTGTTGTCGCGGTCAAAGACCTAGGGAGCAGGTCAGCTTcagtcgacggcgtgcctGTCTGTCGAGGGCACCCGGGCCGACCTTGAAAGCCTCTCGGATCTCTTCCTCGGAGTCGGTGTCCTTCATTTTCCGGGCCATCATGGTGAGGAACTCTGCATTGGTGAGAGTTAATAATTCGCATTCGAGACTTTGATCTGCACAGTTCACACGCACCGGGAAAGTCAATCGTGCCATTGTTGTCGGCGTCTACCTCGTTGATCATATCTTGAAGCTCCGATTCAGACGGGTTTTGGCCGAGGGAGCGCATGACAGTGCCCAGCTCTTTGGTGGTGATTTGGCCTGGTGACAGCAAGAAAAATATTAGCACTCGCATTGAGGGAAATGAATTATTGCCTCGAAGGTCCAGAGAGACAGCGCCAAATAATTGGGCTTCGTGCATTTTGACCAACAGACACGCCCGAGACGATGTCGAGGGAAGCAGGGCGGGTTGCGTATTGAATGTTCTAGCTACTTACcatcgccgtccttgtcctACAGGGCAGTGCGAGTTAGAATCTGGGTCCAGTGCATGACGGCAGCAAGGTCCGGCTTACAAACAGAGAGAATGCCTCCTTGAACTCCGAGACCTGCTCTTCAGTAAGGGTATCAGCCTGTCTCGGTACACGCGTCAGTTATTGGCACAGATGGGAACACCATCCATCCCCTCACCGGCTCAGGGGTCTAGTGCGGGGGTACAAAGCTAAAGAATGGCGAAGAGCAGGAACGAAGTAGGAAACACTCACCATGGCGGGCAAAAGTAGGAAATGGGGCACTGATGGGGATGAAACGTGGGTGATCGCAAGAGGGACAGATATACGCTCGAGAAGAGAGCTTTCAGGTGTAGCCTATTGGGAGCGGAGGGCTGGAATACGACAAATGGTGGGGAACGAAACAAAGTCGAGAGTTCCAGAGGAGTGGCGCTTACTCATACACTGAAATGCGTGCTCCGAACTTGAGAAAAACAGCAGAATAGGAAGAAAAATATAAGAATATTAGAAATACTAGATACATTAGAACTATTAAAAATATTAGGAAAATAACAGTACGTGTATTATCAATGTCAATTAAATTATTCCACGCAAAATGACTGCAATGTGAACAAGTTCTAGTTAGAAATTTGCCAGAttcctaaatatatttaaaGTATAATTAAAATACACAATATCAAAACATATTATGGCTTTATAGCATAGAGctatatatttattaaaataTTTCAATCGAATAAAATTGTCAATAGTGTATACTTACGTACGTGTACTAACTAAATCATGAAAGAAGTATGCGTTAAAGGTTAATGGGCTTTCGTTATGTGCTATTGCATGCCATCATAGAACATCGTTAGTGTTGCGAAGCCTAAGCTACAAGTATCAATGTATCATAGGAATGgacttacttgtacggagtacatgtacaactctacaactaagtacttacagtacttacttacagctagttgtacttgtacaagcagtTCCCCGCTCTCCGCCGCCAACCAATTGCCAACggtctgtacggagtattattacttcaCTGCTTTCCCGCATGCCACCAGATGGGAAGGTAGCCCACTCAACTGCTTGCATCATCTGGTCGTGGCCCATCATCAACAGCTCAACTTGGCTGCATCGGCGAACACAACCCTGCAAGGTTTTTCTCCGTATGATGATTTTCCAAAGTTGCACCATCCATTGAACTTGCCTACATTCTCTTGATCGAAGCTTCTTGACGACCCATACTTGGGATCGCCTTATCAGCAATACGATGAGTTCATGTACGAGGACGCCTTTCGCAATCAGCATCTTGTGAACCGGATCATTGATTCGCTAATTCATCGATACTCCATAGTGAAGCAGTTCATCCGCAATGTCCGTGCGGCCAAGACAATCGCAGATGAACGAGCGGTAATACAGAAGGAGAGCGCCGCCATCCGAGCCAGCTTTCGCGAGGAGAGCGCTGATCACGGCATCAGGTACGTTTTTCTGCGGCGGACTAGCCACATATCCATAGAGCCTGAGGTTGTGTCTAGTTTTTCTTAATCTTATCTGACGGTACCGGGCAGGCGCAACAATGTTGCGAAGCTACTCTATCTCTTTACCCTCGGCGAGAGAACACATTTCGGACAAATTGAATGCCTCAAACTCCTTGCCTCCCCCCGATTTGCGGACAAACGTCTCGGCCATCTTGCAACAAGTCTGCTTCTTGACGAGAACCAGGAGGTCTTGACCCTGGTAACGAATTCGCTGAAAAAGTCCTTACATCGAGCCAATCATGACAAGAACTCCCCAGCTAACAGGTTGCCAGTGACCTCGGACATCCCAACCAGTAcatcgtcggccttgccCTTTGCACCCTGGGAAATATTGCGTCTGTAGAGATGTCCCGGGACCTATTCCCCGAGATAGAGACGCTCATCTCCACTTCCAACCCGTATATTCGAAGGAAAGCTGCCTTGTGTGCGATGCGCATATGCCGCAAAGTCCCAGACCTACAGGAGCACTTTCTTGAGAAGGCGGCCCATCTCCTGGCAGACAGAAATCATGGAGTTCTCCTCTGCGGCTTGACACTTGTGACGGGCTTGTGTGAGGCAgatgaagaagaaggaggcgaggaaggcgtcgTCGAAAAGTTCAGGCCGTTTGTCCCTGGCTTGGTGAAAACGCTCAAGGGCCTCTCGACATCTGGCTACGCACCAGAACATGACGTCACCGGCATTTCTGATCCCTTTCTCCAAGTCAAGATCCTCCGAC of the Drechmeria coniospora strain ARSEF 6962 chromosome 01, whole genome shotgun sequence genome contains:
- a CDS encoding EF-hand, yielding MADTLTEEQVSEFKEAFSLFDKDGDGQITTKELGTVMRSLGQNPSESELQDMINEVDADNNGTIDFPEFLTMMARKMKDTDSEEEIREAFKVFDRDNNGFISAAELRHVMTSIGEKLTDDEVDEMIREADQDGDGRIDYNEFVQLMMQK